From Glycine max cultivar Williams 82 chromosome 11, Glycine_max_v4.0, whole genome shotgun sequence, the proteins below share one genomic window:
- the LOC100814131 gene encoding scarecrow-like protein 3 isoform X1 — MGFMLQEGSSSVNSSPLQFFSMMSLSPSLGSPNNLLFREMKSEERGLYLIHLLLTCANHVAAGNLENANTTLEQISLLASPDGDTMQRIATYFMESLADRILKTWPGIHRALNSTRITLLSDEILVQKLFFELFPFLKVAFVLTNQAIIEAMEGEKVIHIIDLNAAEAAQWIALLQVLSGRPEGPPHLRITGVHQKKEILDQVAHRLTEEAEKLDIPFQFNPVVSKLENLDFDKLRVKTGEALAISSILQLHTLLAWDDETMQRKSPLLLKTSNGIHLQRVLPMGQSTLGDLVEKDMVNGYTLSPDSTSSSPASLTTSNSMNMESFLNALWGLSPKVMVVTEQDCNHNGPTLMDRLLEALYSFAALFDCLESTVSRTSLERLRVEKMLFGEEIKNIIACEGSERKERHEKLEKWFQRFDLAGFGNVPLSYFGMLQARRFLQSYGCEGYRMRDENGCVLICWEDRPMYSISAWRSRK; from the coding sequence ATGGGATTTATGTTGCAAGAAGGATCGTCTTCTGTAAATTCTTCACCCCTGCAGTTCTTCTCCATGATGTCACTTTCACCTAGCTTAGGTTCTCCCAACAATCTCTTGTTTAGGGAAATGAAATCCGAGGAAAGGGGTTTATACTTGATCCATTTGTTGCTCACTTGTGCAAACCATGTAGCTGCTGGTAACCTTGAAAATGCAAACACCACACTTGAGCAAATTTCCCTGCTTGCTTCCCCTGATGGGGACACTATGCAGCGAATCGCGACATATTTTATGGAATCGCTTGCTGATCGGATTCTTAAAACATGGCCTGGGATCCACAGAGCCCTCAACTCGACCAGAATTACTTTGCTATCCGACGAAATTCTGGTTCagaagcttttctttgagctttTCCCTTTCTTGAAGGTAGCATTTGTTCTCACAAATCAGGCCATCATTGAAGCAATGGAAGGGGAGAAAGTGATTCACATAATTGATCTCAATGCTGCTGAAGCTGCTCAGTGGATTGCTCTCCTTCAAGTATTGAGTGGGCGTCCCGAAGGCCCTCCTCATTTGAGAATCACCGGGGTTCATCAGAAAAAGGAGATTCTGGATCAGGTGGCTCATAGACTAACTGAAGAAGCAGAAAAGTTGGATATACCGTTCCAATTCAACCCTGTGGTGAGCAAATTAGAAAATCTTGATTTCGACAAACTTCGCGTGAAGACTGGCGAGGCACTAGCAATAAGTTCCATTCTCCAATTGCATACCCTTTTGGCCTGGGATGATGAAACCATGCAGAGAAAGTCTCCTCTTCTGTTGAAAACCTCAAATGGAATTCACTTGCAAAGAGTCCTGCCAATGGGCCAAAGCACATtgggtgatttggttgagaaagATATGGTTAATGGGTACACTCTAAGTCCTGACTCAACCTCATCTTCACCGGCATCTTTAACTACTTCCAATTCAATGAATATGGAGAGCTTTCTTAATGCCTTGTGGGGATTATCACCAAAGGTCATGGTTGTGACAGAACAAGACTGTAATCACAATGGTCCAACTCTGATGGATAGGCTACTTGAAGCTCTATATTCTTTTGCAGCATTGTTTGATTGTTTGGAATCCACTGTCTCAAGAACATCATTGGAGAGATTAAGGGTGGAGAAGATGCTTTTTGGGGAGGAAATCAAGAACATCATTGCATGTGAGGGATCTGAACGAAAGGAGAGACATGAAAAGCTGGAAAAGTGGTTCCAGAGATTTGATCTAGCTGGGTTTGGTAACGTGCCTTTGAGCTACTTTGGTATGTTGCAAGCAAGGAGGTTCCTGCAAAGCTATGGTTGTGAAGGATACAGAATGAGGGATGAAAATGGTTGTGTCTTAATTTGCTGGGAGGATCGGCCAATGTATTCAATATCAGCTTGGAGATCTAGGAAGTAA
- the LOC100814131 gene encoding scarecrow-like protein 3 isoform X2 produces the protein MMSLSPSLGSPNNLLFREMKSEERGLYLIHLLLTCANHVAAGNLENANTTLEQISLLASPDGDTMQRIATYFMESLADRILKTWPGIHRALNSTRITLLSDEILVQKLFFELFPFLKVAFVLTNQAIIEAMEGEKVIHIIDLNAAEAAQWIALLQVLSGRPEGPPHLRITGVHQKKEILDQVAHRLTEEAEKLDIPFQFNPVVSKLENLDFDKLRVKTGEALAISSILQLHTLLAWDDETMQRKSPLLLKTSNGIHLQRVLPMGQSTLGDLVEKDMVNGYTLSPDSTSSSPASLTTSNSMNMESFLNALWGLSPKVMVVTEQDCNHNGPTLMDRLLEALYSFAALFDCLESTVSRTSLERLRVEKMLFGEEIKNIIACEGSERKERHEKLEKWFQRFDLAGFGNVPLSYFGMLQARRFLQSYGCEGYRMRDENGCVLICWEDRPMYSISAWRSRK, from the coding sequence ATGATGTCACTTTCACCTAGCTTAGGTTCTCCCAACAATCTCTTGTTTAGGGAAATGAAATCCGAGGAAAGGGGTTTATACTTGATCCATTTGTTGCTCACTTGTGCAAACCATGTAGCTGCTGGTAACCTTGAAAATGCAAACACCACACTTGAGCAAATTTCCCTGCTTGCTTCCCCTGATGGGGACACTATGCAGCGAATCGCGACATATTTTATGGAATCGCTTGCTGATCGGATTCTTAAAACATGGCCTGGGATCCACAGAGCCCTCAACTCGACCAGAATTACTTTGCTATCCGACGAAATTCTGGTTCagaagcttttctttgagctttTCCCTTTCTTGAAGGTAGCATTTGTTCTCACAAATCAGGCCATCATTGAAGCAATGGAAGGGGAGAAAGTGATTCACATAATTGATCTCAATGCTGCTGAAGCTGCTCAGTGGATTGCTCTCCTTCAAGTATTGAGTGGGCGTCCCGAAGGCCCTCCTCATTTGAGAATCACCGGGGTTCATCAGAAAAAGGAGATTCTGGATCAGGTGGCTCATAGACTAACTGAAGAAGCAGAAAAGTTGGATATACCGTTCCAATTCAACCCTGTGGTGAGCAAATTAGAAAATCTTGATTTCGACAAACTTCGCGTGAAGACTGGCGAGGCACTAGCAATAAGTTCCATTCTCCAATTGCATACCCTTTTGGCCTGGGATGATGAAACCATGCAGAGAAAGTCTCCTCTTCTGTTGAAAACCTCAAATGGAATTCACTTGCAAAGAGTCCTGCCAATGGGCCAAAGCACATtgggtgatttggttgagaaagATATGGTTAATGGGTACACTCTAAGTCCTGACTCAACCTCATCTTCACCGGCATCTTTAACTACTTCCAATTCAATGAATATGGAGAGCTTTCTTAATGCCTTGTGGGGATTATCACCAAAGGTCATGGTTGTGACAGAACAAGACTGTAATCACAATGGTCCAACTCTGATGGATAGGCTACTTGAAGCTCTATATTCTTTTGCAGCATTGTTTGATTGTTTGGAATCCACTGTCTCAAGAACATCATTGGAGAGATTAAGGGTGGAGAAGATGCTTTTTGGGGAGGAAATCAAGAACATCATTGCATGTGAGGGATCTGAACGAAAGGAGAGACATGAAAAGCTGGAAAAGTGGTTCCAGAGATTTGATCTAGCTGGGTTTGGTAACGTGCCTTTGAGCTACTTTGGTATGTTGCAAGCAAGGAGGTTCCTGCAAAGCTATGGTTGTGAAGGATACAGAATGAGGGATGAAAATGGTTGTGTCTTAATTTGCTGGGAGGATCGGCCAATGTATTCAATATCAGCTTGGAGATCTAGGAAGTAA